Within Populus trichocarpa isolate Nisqually-1 chromosome 6, P.trichocarpa_v4.1, whole genome shotgun sequence, the genomic segment ATCTAACTCTGCTTCATTTACAACAATAGCTCTTCAAACTAAAGGTGTGGCTTCCTTCGTTTCGTGGTAGAAACAATTTGAGCATTCTTCATGGACCAGGCATTAAGCCTTGAGATCTTGACACTTGAAGTACCATTGTTGAATGCAAATAGGTATGCTTGCTTGTGAATTGCCAGCTTTGCATAAGCCCTAGTAGTGATGCAAGCCCTTCCTTCACCACCAAAACTCTCAACTATTGAGTGGTCAATctacaaaaagaattaaatcaaCAAACTCAACCACATAGCAATAACAAAATACGTGGTTTGTCACATAGCTAACGAGCATCTCTTCCACTTAACATACCAAGCTTCTCAGTGTAATAATCTCATGGCGAGGATCCATGTCTACGAAAGCTCCATACGTGGTTTTATCAAGCTCTTCTCTTACAGAAGACCTGTTGAGATTTAAATCTGAAGTTGAGGGTCATGCCagtttaattgcaagaaaaactgGAATGGTAGCTTCCTTAAACTGGAATGGTAGCTTCCTTGTAAACATGTCGTATAACTAACCTGCTTTGATCACTACACATGAGCACAATATATTTGTGATTGCTTCTAAATATTCTGAAGTAGATTGCAGTTTGCTCTTTTAAGTCCTTGGTGGCAAAGGCTAATAATCCAAATGGCCCAAGCTTGCCTCTGACTGAAGCTTTCTTTTGACTGCAAAGCAGTTGGGGATCTGTCCAGCTTGGGTCTAGTATCTCAGCATCTTCCAAATTGAGCAACTCAAATGAAACATCTACATCAGCCTTCAATAGGAAAACAGGAAAAAGAAACGTAATTATTTCAACTATAAATAATCTTAACGAGTCATTAGGCATAGCCATTATTCAGACTCAATTTCATAATTACCTGAGAAGCTGTTATACCAGGAACTTCAAGTACTGATCCAGACTTCAGCTTCTTATCATGGAAACTCACGTTCTTGGAACGTAGTTTCTCGATTTCTTTAACCGGCCACTGTACTATTTGCTTTCCATTTTTACTAAGAAGAACAGTTCTAGGAATTGACTGGAAGCAAAATACACACATTGTTATATGGTGTTCAAAACTTTTTTGCATGCAAGACTGAAAGTTCTATGACATGATTCATTTCTACCAGGAAACAAGGATgttgattaatcattttttcCAGTAAATATTCTCCTGTTTCGAAACAATTCTAGGCTGATTCTACAAGTACAGGTGATATAAGCTTGACATTACCTGAAGTCCAGACCAGCCTTTCTTGATGTCATCTGATTCACTATCAGACTCATTTATCCATCCCCACAAAATTCGCCTGTTCATTGCTCCGTCGAAAAATGTCTTCGAAGCATAAAATTTACCATAATCATACCGCAGATCCACACCACTGTCCATGAAGTTAGTTTCGACCGAAAATTTGTCATTTTCAGGCATATAACTTCCCAATATGTAGTAGTCATGATGATTGAAGCTTGCTTTAAGTACATGCTTAGTAGATTTATCTTGGGAAGAGGTATCAACTCCGTTTGTGCTGCTGGTACTGACAGGAAAGAAATCCGGGCACTCCCACATCTCAGTTTTTCCTGATGAGTGAAGTGGGCTGTCAATTCTAG encodes:
- the LOC7462252 gene encoding beta-fructofuranosidase, insoluble isoenzyme CWINV1 encodes the protein MYYKGVYHLFYQYNPDGAVWGNIIWAHSVSYDLVNWVHIDHAIYPTQPSDINGCWSGSTTILPGEKPAILYTGIDTKNHQVQNLAVPKNLSDPLLKEWKKSPYNPLMTPIDGIDPDLYRDPTTAWQGPDKIWRVIVGSQINGHGRAILYRSKDFVNWTRIDSPLHSSGKTEMWECPDFFPVSTSSTNGVDTSSQDKSTKHVLKASFNHHDYYILGSYMPENDKFSVETNFMDSGVDLRYDYGKFYASKTFFDGAMNRRILWGWINESDSESDDIKKGWSGLQSIPRTVLLSKNGKQIVQWPVKEIEKLRSKNVSFHDKKLKSGSVLEVPGITASQADVDVSFELLNLEDAEILDPSWTDPQLLCSQKKASVRGKLGPFGLLAFATKDLKEQTAIYFRIFRSNHKYIVLMCSDQSRSSVREELDKTTYGAFVDMDPRHEIITLRSLIDHSIVESFGGEGRACITTRAYAKLAIHKQAYLFAFNNGTSSVKISRLNAWSMKNAQIVSTTKRRKPHL